Proteins found in one Scardovia inopinata JCM 12537 genomic segment:
- a CDS encoding aminotransferase class I/II-fold pyridoxal phosphate-dependent enzyme, producing the protein MTSLDPRLEDLYNPALSGAAPALIRSFTNKIKDIPGIILLTLGEPDFNTPQHVKEAGIQSISQNESHYSPAFGTLTFRQAVAGYLERTRGLVYNPNQEIIATTGATEALTAAALALLGPGVRVLIPTPAYPLYGSIAHLAGADVREVSTRPHDFKLTAQALEAEVLACHRQGKPLRAVFFNNPTNPTGVAYSKQEVEDLARVVTHYGLLVISDEVYSDLTYNQEYCSLASCAPSATIVVTSLSKSYAMTGWRIGFVAGPGKVMERIGKIHSLLVTSASNVAQAAAVEALNQGREDPPAFCSRFRERRDYFRKSLESCGFQVVNPSGAFYLFARIPLSYGTDDQTFALDLARKGLVGSVPGSCFGSDGRGYVRFSYAAGMEQLSQAAERIEQFVNQPV; encoded by the coding sequence ATGACTAGCCTGGATCCTCGTCTGGAAGATTTGTATAATCCTGCCCTATCCGGTGCAGCACCCGCTCTGATTCGTTCTTTTACCAACAAAATTAAAGACATTCCCGGGATTATTTTGCTGACTTTGGGGGAGCCTGATTTTAACACTCCCCAGCATGTAAAAGAGGCAGGAATCCAGTCGATCTCACAGAATGAGAGTCACTATTCACCTGCCTTTGGCACTCTTACCTTCAGACAGGCAGTAGCCGGTTACCTGGAGAGAACAAGAGGATTAGTCTATAATCCTAACCAGGAAATTATTGCCACAACAGGAGCCACCGAGGCTCTGACTGCCGCAGCTTTAGCCCTCCTGGGGCCGGGGGTCAGGGTGCTTATTCCCACTCCGGCTTATCCCTTGTATGGATCTATTGCTCATCTGGCTGGTGCAGACGTTCGTGAAGTTTCTACCAGACCGCACGATTTCAAACTTACTGCCCAGGCCCTGGAAGCAGAGGTTCTTGCCTGTCACCGCCAGGGGAAACCTCTTCGGGCTGTCTTCTTCAATAATCCCACCAATCCCACAGGAGTTGCTTACAGCAAACAGGAGGTGGAGGATCTGGCACGGGTCGTGACCCATTATGGTCTTCTGGTTATCAGCGATGAGGTATATTCAGATCTTACCTATAATCAGGAATACTGCTCTCTTGCATCCTGTGCCCCCAGCGCTACCATTGTGGTCACTAGTCTGTCTAAGTCTTATGCCATGACCGGTTGGAGGATTGGTTTTGTTGCCGGTCCTGGCAAGGTTATGGAAAGGATTGGAAAAATTCACAGTTTACTGGTGACCTCTGCTAGCAATGTAGCTCAAGCAGCAGCAGTGGAAGCCTTAAACCAGGGAAGGGAGGATCCTCCAGCCTTCTGTTCCCGTTTTCGAGAGCGGAGGGACTACTTCCGTAAAAGTCTGGAATCCTGCGGTTTTCAGGTAGTTAACCCTTCTGGTGCTTTCTATCTTTTTGCCCGGATTCCTCTTTCTTACGGGACTGATGATCAGACTTTTGCTCTGGATTTGGCCCGGAAAGGCCTGGTCGGCTCTGTCCCGGGTTCTTGTTTTGGCTCTGATGGCAGGGGGTATGTGCGCTTTTCCTATGCAGCCGGGATGGAACAGCTTTCTCAGGCGGCAGAACGGATAGAGCAGTTTGTTAATCAGCCTGTCTGA
- the rplT gene encoding 50S ribosomal protein L20 — protein MARVKRAVNAHKKRRTVLERASGYRGQRSRLYRKAKEQLLHSFNYNFRDRKARKGDFRKLWISRINVAVRAEGMTYNRFIQGLHLAGIELDRRSLAELAVNDHDTFVAIVNEAKKVLPDDVNAPVEK, from the coding sequence ATGGCACGTGTGAAGCGCGCAGTAAATGCACATAAGAAGCGTCGTACAGTACTGGAACGGGCATCCGGCTACCGGGGGCAGCGGTCCCGCCTTTACCGCAAGGCTAAGGAACAGCTTCTGCACTCCTTTAACTACAACTTCCGTGACCGCAAGGCCCGCAAAGGTGACTTCCGCAAACTGTGGATCTCACGCATCAACGTGGCAGTGCGCGCAGAGGGCATGACCTATAATCGTTTCATCCAGGGCCTGCACCTGGCTGGAATCGAGCTGGATCGCCGGTCTTTGGCTGAGCTCGCTGTTAATGATCACGACACGTTCGTGGCCATTGTCAACGAGGCTAAGAAGGTTCTTCCTGATGATGTTAATGCTCCGGTCGAAAAATAA
- a CDS encoding glutamate ABC transporter substrate-binding protein, translating into MRYEKTGQIRSAFRPAVRSVLIKILAVIAVLASVASVSACGSTQSGHVIRIGIKFDQPGVGYKKNGTYSGFDVDVARYIAHKLGYKDYEIEWTEAPSKQRETMLQNGDVDMILASYSITDDRKKTVSFAGPYLVAGQDLLIRKSNTSIKGPDDLNGKRLCSVTGSTSATVVKQKYSNKVQLMEQPSYAECATALFSGIVDAVTTDDIILAGLASNSRGKLKLVGHPFTQEYYGVGIQKNKKTKAFAKKINAAIKDMIKTGAWKRAIWNNTSGTGFSPDTKYNPPKPTEGEK; encoded by the coding sequence ATGAGGTATGAGAAAACTGGTCAGATCCGGTCTGCTTTTAGACCTGCTGTAAGATCTGTCCTCATTAAGATTCTGGCTGTTATTGCTGTTCTTGCCAGCGTGGCCTCGGTCAGCGCCTGCGGAAGCACTCAAAGCGGCCATGTTATTCGCATCGGTATTAAATTTGATCAGCCCGGGGTAGGCTACAAGAAGAATGGAACCTACTCAGGTTTTGACGTTGATGTAGCCCGCTACATCGCCCATAAGCTGGGCTACAAGGATTATGAGATTGAATGGACTGAGGCCCCTTCCAAGCAAAGGGAAACCATGTTGCAGAACGGGGATGTGGATATGATTCTTGCCTCGTATTCCATTACCGATGACCGCAAGAAAACTGTTTCTTTCGCCGGTCCCTATCTGGTAGCCGGGCAGGATCTTCTTATCCGCAAAAGCAATACCAGCATAAAAGGACCGGATGATCTGAATGGGAAACGTCTGTGCTCAGTTACCGGCTCTACTTCCGCGACGGTGGTCAAACAGAAATACTCCAACAAGGTTCAGCTGATGGAACAGCCCAGCTATGCTGAGTGTGCCACAGCTCTTTTTTCCGGCATCGTCGATGCCGTGACCACGGATGACATTATTCTGGCTGGTCTGGCCTCTAATTCACGGGGCAAGCTGAAGCTGGTGGGTCATCCCTTTACTCAGGAATATTACGGAGTTGGTATTCAAAAGAACAAAAAAACCAAGGCTTTTGCTAAAAAAATTAATGCAGCCATCAAGGATATGATCAAAACTGGAGCCTGGAAGCGGGCAATATGGAATAACACATCTGGCACTGGGTTTTCTCCCGATACGAAATACAATCCACCCAAACCAACAGAGGGGGAGAAGTAA
- a CDS encoding amino acid ABC transporter permease, whose translation MNNKKNSEDSTTRLLFDAPGPKALKKIRIANIIGSILIAGLVLAVLFRLHNPPQGENQLSWDLWRPALNSEAWTDFYLPGLVQTLAASVVAIIGSMLYGLIFGIGRLLPNRVIRFISGIIVEFCRAVPVLLMMIFMWRWFSSVNLPSSSYWAVTISLILYNGSVVAELVRSGVGSLPDGQREAALALGLTRTRSLMLIEVPQALYAMLPAAITQLVVVLKDTALGSIILYTDLLQQSRRLGSMYFNILQALTVAAVLYFIMCFIVSRIAEWLPSRLASRTSGATTPDPTAPLAINDPTNTVRIKVARTPRPFGGAEPVLPESYGASGITPHGWQGDYRGYLHGEEEQYLHGRGHYGQTSSVGKLADMITQEIRVVRPQNGKGKKDKKKHVSSRVQRQFHSSLFRWGRGKKSSTDHTGMDSDPSDKNNTSSNTSQPSDRTKDWK comes from the coding sequence ATGAATAACAAGAAAAATTCTGAGGATTCAACTACCAGGCTCCTCTTCGATGCACCTGGTCCTAAGGCATTGAAGAAAATCCGTATTGCGAATATTATCGGTTCTATTTTGATTGCTGGGCTTGTTCTGGCCGTCCTGTTCAGACTCCACAATCCTCCTCAGGGAGAGAATCAGCTCAGCTGGGACCTGTGGCGGCCGGCTCTCAATTCTGAAGCCTGGACAGATTTTTATCTGCCTGGTTTAGTTCAAACCCTGGCTGCCTCCGTCGTGGCCATTATTGGGTCCATGCTCTACGGGCTGATTTTTGGTATTGGCCGTCTGCTGCCCAATAGGGTGATTCGCTTTATCTCCGGTATTATTGTCGAGTTCTGCCGGGCTGTACCGGTTCTGCTTATGATGATCTTCATGTGGCGCTGGTTCTCGTCAGTTAATCTTCCTTCTTCCAGCTACTGGGCAGTGACGATCTCTTTGATCCTCTACAACGGTTCTGTGGTAGCTGAGTTGGTCCGCTCTGGTGTTGGCAGTCTGCCCGACGGGCAGAGGGAAGCTGCCCTAGCCTTGGGCTTGACCAGGACCAGGTCTCTGATGCTGATTGAGGTCCCCCAGGCTCTCTATGCTATGCTGCCAGCTGCAATCACTCAGCTAGTAGTTGTTCTGAAGGACACAGCACTGGGGTCCATTATCCTCTATACTGATCTCCTCCAGCAGTCCAGACGTCTGGGGTCCATGTACTTTAATATTCTCCAGGCCCTGACTGTTGCCGCTGTTCTCTACTTCATCATGTGCTTCATCGTGTCCAGAATTGCTGAATGGCTCCCCAGTCGGTTGGCGAGCCGTACTTCCGGTGCTACCACGCCGGACCCGACTGCTCCTCTTGCCATCAATGATCCGACCAATACCGTCCGTATTAAGGTTGCCCGCACTCCCCGCCCCTTTGGCGGTGCTGAGCCTGTTCTTCCTGAGAGCTACGGCGCTTCCGGTATAACTCCACATGGCTGGCAAGGTGATTATCGCGGTTATCTGCATGGGGAGGAGGAGCAGTATCTGCATGGACGCGGCCACTATGGTCAGACCAGTTCGGTAGGAAAACTTGCCGATATGATCACCCAGGAAATCAGGGTGGTACGGCCTCAGAACGGCAAAGGGAAGAAAGACAAGAAGAAGCATGTCTCCTCCCGGGTTCAGCGCCAGTTCCACTCATCTCTCTTCCGCTGGGGCAGGGGGAAGAAGTCGTCCACCGATCATACTGGTATGGATTCTGATCCGTCTGATAAAAATAATACTTCCAGTAATACTTCCCAACCCAGTGACCGCACCAAAGACTGGAAGTAA
- the dapB gene encoding 4-hydroxy-tetrahydrodipicolinate reductase, which translates to MMTYSILLAGYKGKMGQSCTKLIDSLPGFTLDVGLTPRESDRDETDPGFSSDVLPDGFRVYHDLSEIPDHAADIWLDFTTPSAVYSNVSYALDHGMRPLVGTSGLTDQQERILAQQAAAAGLGGIIAPNFGLSAVLLMKFARQAAAYFPDAEVIEMHHGDKKDAPSGTALATAGLLAQASDPEKRSLYSGQTETLPGARGGNFEGIHVHSIRLPGYLAHEEVLFGGPGEALTIRQDSFDRSSFMGGVKVALNAVMDLNQLVIGLENVL; encoded by the coding sequence ATGATGACATATTCCATATTGCTTGCCGGGTATAAAGGAAAAATGGGTCAATCCTGCACAAAATTGATTGATTCTTTACCTGGTTTTACACTTGATGTAGGCCTCACCCCCCGCGAATCGGACCGGGATGAGACTGATCCCGGTTTTTCTTCCGATGTGCTCCCGGATGGGTTCCGGGTTTACCATGACCTGTCTGAAATCCCTGATCATGCTGCTGATATTTGGCTGGATTTTACTACCCCTTCGGCTGTATATTCCAATGTCTCCTATGCTCTTGACCATGGAATGAGGCCCCTGGTAGGAACAAGCGGTCTGACAGATCAGCAGGAGAGAATTCTGGCCCAGCAGGCTGCTGCCGCAGGCTTGGGAGGTATTATCGCTCCTAATTTTGGTTTATCAGCCGTTCTTCTTATGAAGTTTGCCAGACAAGCAGCCGCCTATTTTCCTGATGCAGAAGTAATTGAGATGCATCATGGAGACAAAAAGGATGCCCCTTCAGGGACAGCTTTGGCAACAGCAGGTCTCTTAGCTCAGGCTTCTGATCCTGAGAAGCGCAGCCTGTACAGCGGTCAGACTGAGACCTTGCCTGGGGCCCGGGGAGGCAACTTTGAAGGGATTCACGTGCATTCTATTCGTTTGCCTGGCTATCTGGCCCATGAAGAGGTCTTATTTGGTGGCCCGGGGGAGGCTTTGACTATCAGGCAGGATTCTTTCGACAGGTCATCCTTCATGGGAGGAGTCAAGGTTGCTTTGAATGCAGTCATGGATCTGAATCAACTGGTAATCGGTCTGGAAAATGTTCTCTGA
- a CDS encoding amino acid ABC transporter permease produces the protein MGNFFTGFAELFREYNIPAAFWVNIQITLWSALISMILGTILVMMRISPVSSLRGFSRAYTEFFKNMPLTIIMVFMVLGVFGQLKLKFSDNFTINFFWLAITGLSLYTAAFVSESLRSGINTIPVGQAEAARALGLTFMQSTRSIIMPQALRGSVAPLGNTLIALLKNSTVAAAASVATETSSLMSEMLEYHPSRIVQIFLVFAIGYIILIIPIGLLTTYLSNRLAVRR, from the coding sequence ATGGGTAACTTTTTTACAGGTTTCGCTGAACTTTTTCGCGAGTACAATATCCCCGCAGCCTTCTGGGTGAATATTCAGATTACCCTCTGGTCGGCCCTCATCTCCATGATCCTGGGGACTATCCTGGTCATGATGAGGATTAGTCCGGTTTCATCTCTGCGAGGATTTTCCCGGGCTTATACCGAATTCTTCAAGAATATGCCCCTGACCATCATCATGGTTTTTATGGTTCTGGGCGTTTTTGGACAGTTAAAGCTGAAATTCTCCGATAATTTCACCATTAATTTTTTCTGGCTGGCTATTACAGGTCTTAGTCTCTACACGGCAGCTTTCGTATCGGAATCCCTGCGAAGCGGCATTAACACTATTCCTGTAGGGCAGGCAGAAGCCGCTCGGGCACTGGGCTTGACTTTTATGCAGTCCACTCGGTCTATCATTATGCCCCAGGCTCTGAGAGGATCGGTGGCTCCTTTGGGGAATACTCTCATTGCCCTCCTGAAGAATTCAACGGTGGCTGCTGCAGCTTCTGTGGCTACAGAAACCTCCTCCCTGATGAGTGAGATGCTGGAGTATCATCCCAGCCGAATTGTTCAAATCTTCCTCGTCTTTGCCATTGGTTACATCATTTTGATTATTCCTATTGGTCTCCTTACTACTTACCTGTCCAACAGATTGGCGGTGCGTCGATGA
- a CDS encoding amino acid ABC transporter ATP-binding protein, whose protein sequence is MTETEQTTVPDEQTEERKTPTLVELKHVEKHYGSLHVLKDINLEVSKGEVLVVLGPSGSGKSTMCRTINRLETIDSGQILIDGQPLPAEGKALANLRAEVGMVFQQFNLFANKTILDNVTLAPIKVRHMKKTDAQDEAMELLARVGVDSQASKMPSQLSGGQQQRVAIARALAMHPKVMLFDEPTSALDPEMVNEVLDVMVSLAKEGMTMICVTHEMGFARKAADRIIFMADGKILESGTPDEFFDHPQTERAKDFLSKILVH, encoded by the coding sequence ATGACAGAGACAGAGCAGACCACAGTGCCGGATGAGCAGACAGAAGAGAGAAAAACTCCGACTCTGGTGGAACTAAAACATGTAGAAAAGCACTATGGATCCCTGCATGTATTGAAGGACATCAACCTGGAGGTATCGAAAGGGGAGGTATTGGTGGTGCTGGGTCCTTCAGGATCTGGAAAATCTACCATGTGCCGAACTATCAACCGCCTGGAAACCATTGACTCCGGTCAAATCTTGATTGATGGCCAACCACTTCCGGCAGAAGGCAAGGCACTGGCCAATCTCAGGGCCGAAGTGGGTATGGTCTTTCAGCAGTTCAACCTTTTTGCCAATAAGACAATTCTGGATAACGTGACTCTGGCTCCTATCAAGGTCAGACATATGAAGAAAACGGACGCTCAGGATGAGGCTATGGAACTCCTTGCCCGGGTTGGAGTCGATTCCCAGGCCTCCAAAATGCCTTCCCAGCTGTCGGGCGGCCAGCAACAGCGTGTTGCCATTGCCCGGGCTCTTGCTATGCATCCTAAGGTCATGCTTTTTGATGAGCCGACATCTGCCCTGGATCCGGAAATGGTCAACGAGGTACTGGATGTTATGGTCAGCCTGGCTAAGGAAGGCATGACCATGATTTGTGTAACTCATGAGATGGGTTTTGCCCGCAAGGCAGCAGACCGCATTATCTTTATGGCTGACGGAAAGATTTTGGAATCCGGCACCCCGGATGAATTCTTCGATCATCCTCAGACTGAACGGGCCAAAGACTTCCTTTCCAAGATTTTGGTGCATTAA
- the rpmI gene encoding 50S ribosomal protein L35: protein MPKMKSNSAASKRVRTTSKGKLIHNGSAMRHNLENKSAHRRRRMSDNKVLAKTQTKNLKGMLNQ from the coding sequence ATGCCAAAGATGAAAAGTAATTCAGCCGCTTCCAAGCGTGTGCGCACCACCAGCAAGGGCAAGCTCATCCATAACGGAAGCGCTATGCGGCATAATCTGGAGAATAAGTCTGCTCATAGGCGTCGCCGTATGTCTGACAACAAGGTACTTGCCAAGACTCAAACTAAGAATCTCAAGGGAATGCTGAACCAGTAG